The following DNA comes from Microbacterium wangchenii.
ATGTCAGACAGCGATGCATCGGACGTCCCCATCTGGTCGGCGGTGCTCGCACTCCTCCTCGCCGATGACCGGGTGACGCCCCAGCTCCAGGGATTCCTGCACCTCGTGGTCCCGAGCGGCGTGTACGCCGGAGTGCTGTACCTCGACGTTCCCAACGACCTCACCGCGGCGCAGATCAACAAGCGCCTCCGTCTTCCTCTCCTCGAGGCCCTCACCAAGGTGGATGCTCCGGAGCCGGCCACCTCGTTCCGTGTCGCCGTGAATCCGGACCTCATCGACGCCCACCTGACCGCACCCATCTCCGTGCAGTCCTCGGCACCGCCGCCGCCCGCCGTCTCCCGCCCTGCGCCCGACGATGCCGGCGAGGCCGCATCCCCGGCGTCGCGCAGCGACACGCGACTGAACCCGAAGTACACGTTCGACAACTTCGTCATCGGCCAGTCGAACCGGTTTTCGCACGCGGCCGCGGTGGCCGTCGCCGAAGCACCGGCGAAGGCTTACAACCCGCTGTTCATCTACGGCGACTCGGGCCTGGGCAAGACCCATCTCCTCCACGCGATCGGCGACTATGCCGTGAGCATGTACGCCGGCATCCGCGTGCGGTACGTCTCCAGCGAGGAGTTCACGAACGACTTCATCAACTCCATCGTCAACAACCGCGGCTCGGCCTTCCAAGCCCGGTATCGCGACGTCGACATCCTGCTCATCGACGACATCCAGTTCCTGCAGGGGCGCGCGGAGACACAGGAGGCGTTCTTCCACACCTTCAACACGTTGCATGACCACGACAAACAGGTCGTGATCACCAGCGACGTGGCCCCCAAGCTCCTGACCGGGTTCGAAGACCGCATGCGCAGCCGGTTCGAGTGGGGTCTCATCACCGACGTGCAGGCGCCCGACCTTGAGACGCGCATCGCGATCCTCCGCAAGAAGGCGCAGAGCGAGCGACTCCAGATCCCCGACGAGGTGCTGGAGTACATCGCGAGCGTCGTGTCCTCGAACATCCGCGAACTGGAGGGCGCCCTCATCCGCGTCTCCGCGTTCGCGAGCCTCAACCGCTCGAACCTCGACATGTCGCTGGCTCAGACCGTGCTGCGCGACATCATCGATCAGGACGACGCCAACGTGGTGTCACCGACGGACATCATCACGGCGACGGCTCAGTACTTCAAACTCTCCGTCGACGACCTCTACGGGTCCAGCCGCTCCCAAGCGGTGGCGACGGCCCGCCAGATCGCGATGTACCTGTGTCGCGAGCGCACGAGCCTGTCGCTGCCCAAGATCGGGCAGCTGTTCGGCAACCGCGATCACACCACCGTGATGTACGCCTACAAGAAGATCAGCGACCTCATGAAGGAGCGCCGCTCGATCTACAACCAGGTCTCCGAGATCACCACCCAGCTCGGCCGCTCTCGCTGAACCACGCGACGCGCCCGGCAGCCGGGCCTTCTTGACACCGCTCTGCGGTGCCTTCATCATGCAGTTCTGCACAGTGTGGATAACCTGTGGATAACCGTGGATGACACGCCTGGGCCATGTGAGTCGATTTCCTCTTCGCTGTGGAGGACGCGGAATTACACGGATGTGATTACACGACGTTCTCCGAAGCCGTTCCGCAGGCGTCCCACATCTCACACGCGTGTAGTTCCCATGTCCCACCTGGCATCGCGCGATCTATCCACAGTTTCCACAGCTGTTAACAAGATGAAGAGAAATCCCTTCGAGGAAATACACCCGATCACCTTGACGGTGAGAACGGTGCTTCCGGGAAGACACGACTCGGGCACTAGCATGGGTACGCCAGACGAAGCCGAGGGAGCACCCGTGAAGTTTCACGTCAATCGCGATGTGTTCAGCGAAGCCGTGTCGTTCGTCGTCAAGCTCCTTCCGCAGCGCAATCCGCAGCCGATCCTTGCCGGCGTTCTGATCGAAGCCGGCGAAGGCGGGCTCTCCCTCGCCGCGTTCGACTACGAAGCCTCGGCACGTACGACCATCGAGGCGACGGTGGACGAACCCGGCACGATCCTCGTGCACGGACGCCTCCTCTCCGAGATCGCCAGCCGCCTGCCCAACGCGCCGATCCAGATCACCGTCGACGAAGACGGGGGCATCCTGCTGTCCTGCGGCTCGGCGCGCTTCACGCTCGCGTCCATGCCGGTTCAGGAATACCCCGCGATCCCCGAAGTGAGCGGGCAGTCGGGCCTCGTCCCGGCCGAGGATTTCGCCACCGCGATCGCCCAGGTCGCCTTCGCCGCCTCCCGCGATGACGTCACCCCCGTCCTGACCGGCGTGCAGCTCGAAGTCACCGGAACCACGCTGAGCCTCGTGGCCACCGACCGGTACCGCGTCGCTCTCCGTGAGATCCCGTGGGACGGCGGCTCCGCCGCCGGCGACGAGCCGATCACCGCTCTGGTCCCGGCCCGTACCCTGCAGGAGGTCGGGAAGACCTTCGCGCACGGCGGCGATATCGCCATCGCCTTCTCCGGATCGGGTGACCGCGAGATCATCGCGTTCACCGCGGGCAACAAGACGGTCACTTCTCTGCTGATCAAGGGCAATTTCCCACCCGTACGGCGCCTCTTCCCCGCTCAGACGGAGCATCACGCGGTGGTCAACACCGCAGAGCTCGCCGAAGCTGTGCGCCGCGTGTCGCTCGTGCTGGACCGGTCCGCCCCGCTGCGGTTCACGTTCGCAGGCGACTCCGTGTCGATGGATGCCTCGGGCACCGAGCAGGCGCGAGCCACGGAGTCGGTCGACGCGACGCTCCTGGGTGAGGACGTGACGCTGGGTTTGAACCCGCAGTACCTGCTGGAATCGCTCGGCGCGGTCAAGAGCGAGTTCACCCGGGTGACCTTCACCTCGAGCGAGAACGCCAACAAGCTCAGCCCCGTGCTGATCACCCCGCAGACCTCGGTCGACAAGGGCGGCGCGGAGTCGTTCAAGTACCTGCTGCAGCCCAATCTCCTCCTGCGCTGACGCTCGAGCCGCGAGGTCCGCGGCGTCGCACGTCGGAATTAGGGTGGTCGCATGATCGTGGAGCAGCTCGGGCTCGTCGACTTCCGTAATTACGCGGTCGCCGACCTCTCGCTGCACCCCGGTCCGAATGTCTTCGTGGGCCGCAACGGGCAGGGCAAGACCAATCTCGTCGAAGCCGTCGCCTATCTCGCGACTCTGGGCTCGCACCGCGTGTCCTCCGACGCACCGATGGTCCGCGACGGGGCGGAGGCCGCGATCGTGCGTGCGCGGCTGGCCCATGGCGACCGGCGCGTGCTGCTGGAGCTCCAGCTGAACCGCACCGGATCCAACAAGGCGCGCGTGAACGGCTCCGCCGTGCGCACCGCCGAGTTGCCGCGGTATGCGCAGGTCGTGCTGTTCGCCCCTGAAGACCTCCAGATCGTGCGGGGTGATCCCTCCGCTCGTCGTCGCTTCGCCGACGCGCTGCTCATCCAGCGCACACCGCGGTTGGCCGGGGTGCTGGCCGATTACGACCGTGTGCTGCGCCAGCGAGGCGCGCTGTTGAAATCGGCGCGGGCGCGCGGCATCCGCGGCGACGCGCTGTCCACCCTCGACGTGTGGGATGACAAACTCGTCGCCCTCGGCACAGAAGTGATCCAGGCGCGCCTGGCCCTTGCGGCCGACCTGTCCGAGCCGGTCGCGGCTGCCTACACCGCCATCGCCGGCGCCGACCACGAGCCCCGGCTGGAGTGGGCGCTGTCGGTGCGCGGCGGCGACCCCGAGGAAGGCGATTCGGCGTCCTCGGATGCGGCCGACCCCGCCTCCATCGCAGAGCAGTTCCGCGCGGCGCTGGCCGCCCGGCGCGCGGCGGAGCTGGAACGCGGGCTGAATCTGGTGGGCCCACACCGCGACGACCTCGTCCTGCGGGTGCGGGGCCTGCCCGTCCGCGGGTACGCGTCGCACGGCGAATCCTGGTCCGTCGCCCTCGCCCTGCGGCTCGCATCGGCCGAACTGCTGCGCGCCGAGTCCCGGCTCGGTGACCCTGTGCTCATCCTCGACGACGTCTTCGCCGAGCTGGACGCGGGCAGACGCGCGCGGCTGGCGGAGCTGGCGGGCGGCTACGAGCAGGTGATCGTCACCTCCGCCGTGGAGGAGGACGTGCCCGACGGCCTCCGTGCCCACGTGGTGCGGGTCGAGGCCGGCCGCATCCTGGAGGAAGCGGATGCCTGACAAGGGAGCACCCGAGGTTCCCGAGACCCTCGCGACCTATCTGCGCCTGCGCGGGCTGGAGCCCTCGAAGTACCGCCGCCGGCGCGGGCCCCGCCCCGTGGCCGATGAGAACCAGCCCTTCATGGGCGGGCGCGATCCGCACGGCGTCGGTGACGTCCTCGACACCCTGACGCGGGATGCCGGGTGGGAGCCGCAGCTCGCACGCGCGGACATCGCCCGGACGTGGGAGGAGGTGGCCGGTACCGAGACCGCGCAGCACACCCGCCCGGTCGCGCTGGATGCGGGCCTCCTCACTGTGCAGGCCGACTCCACGGCGTGGGCGAAGCAGCTGCAGCTCATGCGTGCGCAGGTGCTGTCGGAGATCATGCGGCGCTTCCCCGAGGCGGGGGTCGACGCGATCCGCTTCATCGGACCGGACGTCCCCTCCTGGAAATGGGGTCCCAGAGCCATTCCAGGCCGTGGTCCTCGCGATACCTACGGCTGAACCACGTTCTGGGCTGTCCGGGCGGATTTCAACGCGCCACAGCGCCGCACACGCATCGGAGGGGAGCTCCGGGTTGGTAGACTGGACGAACATCTGCCGACCTGTATGGAGCGCGCGAACTTATGACGTCCGAGAACCCCGCTAACGTTCCCGAAGAAGCCGCTTCCGCTCCCACCAAGAACACGCACGAGTACGGCGCCGACGAGATCCAGGTGCTCGAAGGCCTCGAGGCGGTGCGCAAGCGCCCGGGCATGTACATCGGTTCGACGGGCGAGCGCGGTCTGCACCACCTGGTCTACGAGATCGTGGACAACTCGGTGGATGAGGCCCTCGCCGGGTACTGCGACACGATCGGCGTGACGATCCTGCCCGACGGCGCGGTGCGCGTGGTCGACAACGGTCGAGGCATCCCGGTAGACATGCACCGCACGGAGAAGAAGTCGACCGTCGAGGTCGTCCTGACCGTGCTGCACGCCGGCGGAAAGTTCGGCGGCGGCGGGTATGCCGTCTCCGGAGGGCTCCACGGCGTGGGTTCCTCCGTCGTCAACGCCCTCTCCTCTCGTCTGGAGGTCGAGGTCCGGCGACAGGGACACGTGTGGCGGCAGTCGTTCCGCGACGGCGGCGTGCCGGTGGCGCCACTGGAGAAGGGCGAGGCCAGCGACGAGACGGGCACGACCATCACGTTCTGGCCCGATGAGAGCATCTTCGACACGGTCGACTTCGACTACGAGACGCTCCGCACGCGATTCCAGCAGATGGCCTTCCTCAACAAGGGACTGCGCATCGACCTGAGTGACGAGCGGCCGCAGGCGGTCTCGGTCGAGGCGAGCGAGACCGGTGAGGAGATCCCCCACCAGCCGCACGACAGCTTCCTGTACGAGCGCGGACTCGTCGACTACGTCGAGTACCTCAACAAGGTGCGTCGCTCGGAGGTCGTCAACGACGTCATCATCGACTTCGAGTCGGAGGACAACAACCGCAAGATCGCGCTCGAGATGGCGATGCAGTGGACGACGAGTTACAGCGAGAACGTCTTCACGTTCGCCAACACGATCAACACCCACGAGGGCGGCACCCACGAAGAGGGATTCCGCGCCGCGCTGACCACGCTGGTCAACCGGTACGCGCGGGCCAACAACCTGCTCAAGGAGAAGGACGACAACCTCACGGGTGAGGACGTGCGTGAAGGGCTGACAGCCGTCCTGTCGGTCAAGCTGTCGGAGCCGCAGTTCGAGGGTCAGACCAAGACGAAGCTTGGCAACACCGAGGCCAAGGCGTACGTCCAGAAGGTGGTCGGCGACCAGCTCGGCGACTGGTTCGACCGCAACCCGGTGCAGGCGAAGAACATCATCCGCAAGGCCATCGACGCCGCCACCGCCCGCTTGGCCGCGCGCAAGGCCCGCGAGACCGCGCGTCGAAAGAGCGTGTTCGAGTCGGCCGCGATGCCCGACAAGCTCAAGGACTGCACGAGCAAGGACCCCTCGATCAGCGAGATCTTCCTGGTGGAGGGTGACTCCGCCGGCGGCTCGGCCGTACAGGGACGCGACCCGCACACGCAGGCGATCCTGGCGCTGCGCGGCAAGATCCTCAACGTCGAGCGTGCGCGGCTGGACCGTGCCCTGGGCAACAAGGAAGTCCAGGCGATGATCCAGGCCTTCGGCACCGGCATCGGCGAGGACTTCGACATCCAGAAGGCGCGGTACCACAAGATCGTCCTGATGGCCGATGCCGACGTCGACGGTCAGCACATCACGACGCTGCTGCTGACGCTGCTGTTCCGCTACATGCGCGGGCTCATCGAGGCCGGGTTCGTCTACCTCGCGCAGCCCCCGCTGTACCGCATCAAGTGGTCCAACCACGCGCACGAATACGCCTACAGCGACCGGGAGCGCGACGCGCTGCTGGTGGCCGGGCAGGCCGAGGGCAAGCGCATCCCGAAGGACAACGCCATCCAGCGGTACAAGGGTCTGGGCGAGATGAACGACCACGAACTGTGGGAGACCACCATGGACCCGCAGACCCGCACGCTCCGGCAGGTGACGATCGATGACGCCGCCTCGGCGGATGAGATCTTCTCCGTGCTGATGGGCGAAGACGTGGAATCCCGCCGCGGGTTCATCCAGCGCAACGCCAAAGACGTGCGCTTCCTCGACATCTGAGCCTCACCGACGAAGAACTGAGAAGACATGTCTGACGACGCTTCGACCGGCGCGGGCGAGCCCCGCCCCGAGCCCATCCACGAGCACGGCAAGATCGACCAGGTCGACCTGCAGCTGGAGATGCAGCGCAGCTACCTCGACTACGCGATGAGCGTCATCGTGGGTCGCGCGCTCCCCGACGTGCGCGACGGGCTCAAGCCCGTGCACCGCCGCGTGATCTACGGCATGTACGACGGTGGATTCCGCCCCGACAAGTCGTTCTCCAAGTGCGCCCGTGTCGTCGGCGAGGTGATGGGTCACTACCACCCGCACGGTGATGCCCCGATCTACGACGCCCTCGTGCGCCTCGTGCAGCCGTGGTCGCTGCGCTACCCGCTCGCGCTGGGACAGGGCAACTTCGGCTCCCCCGGAAACCAGGGCGCCGCCGCCCCCCGGTACACCGAGACGAAGATGGCTCCCCTCGCGCTGGAGATGGTGCGCGACATCGAAGAGGAGACCGTCGACTTCCAGGACAACTACGACGGTCAGACGCAGGAGCCCACGGTCCTGCCCGCCCGCTTCCCGAACCTCTTGGTGAACGGGTCGGTCGGCATCGCCGTCGGCATGGCCACGAACATCCCGCCGCACAACCTCCGCGAAGTCGCCGCCGGCGCCGTGTGGGCGCTGGATCACCCGGATGCCACGCGCGAAGAGCTGCTCGAAGCCCTCATGGCGCGCATCCCCGGGCCCGACTTCCCCACCGCCGCGCAGATCCTCGGCACCCGCGGCATCAAGGACGCCTACCGCACCGGCCGCGGCTCGATCACGATGCGCGCCGTCGTCAACGTCGAAGAGGTCCAGGGCCGCACGTGCCTGGTCATCACCGAACTGCCGTACCAGGTCAACCCCGACAACGTCGCGGTGAAGATCAGCGACCTCGCGCGCGACGGCAAGATCACCGGTATCGCCGACATCCGCGACGAGTCCTCCGGGCGCACCGGACAGCGCCTGGTCATCGTGCTCAAGCGGGATGCCGTCGCCAAGGTCGTGCTGAACAACCTGTACAAGCACACGCAGCTGCAGGAGAACTTCGGCGCCAACATGCTGGCGATCGTGGACGGCGTGCCGCGCACGCTGCCGCTGGACGGCTTCATCTCGTTGTGGATCGAGCACCAGGTCGAGGTCATCGTCCGCCGCACGCGGTACCGGCTCCGCGAGGCCGAGAAGCGCATGCACATCCTGCGCGGCTACCTCAAGGCGCTCGACGCGCTCGATGAGGTCATCGCGCTCATCCGCCGCTCCCCCACCGTGGAGGAGGCGCGTGAGGGCCTCAAGACCCTGCTCGACGTCGACGACGATCAGGCGCAGGCGATCCTCGACATGCAGCTGCGACGTCTCGCGGCGCTGGAGCGGCAGAAGATCGTCGACCAGGCCACCGAGCTCGAGGCGCGCATCGCGGACTACAACGACATCCTCGCCGACGAGCTTCGCCAGCGCTCGATCATCCGCGACGAACTGAGCGTCATCGTGGAGAAGTTCGGCGACGACCGCCGCACCGAGATCGTGCCGGGCTACGACGGCGACATGAGCATCGAAGACCTCATCCCCGAAGAGGAGATGGTGGTCACCGTCACCCGCGACGGGTACATCAAGCGCACACGCAGCGACAACTACCGGTCGCAGCACCGCGGCGGACGCGGTGTGAAGGGCGCGCAGCTGCGCGCCGACGACGTCGTGGAGCACTTCTTCGTCACCACGACGCACCACTGGCTGCTGTTCTTCACGAACAAGGGCCGCGTGTACCGCGCCAAGGCGTACGAAGTGCCCGAGGCCGGGCGCGACGCGAAGGGCCAGCACGTCGCCAACCTGCTCGCCCTGCAGCCGGAGGAGGAGATCGCGCAGATCCTCGACATCCGCGATTACGAAGTGGCCACCTACCTCACCCTGGCCACGCGCGGTGGCCTGGTGAAGAAGACGCGCCTGTCGGAGTACGACACGAACCGTCAGGGCGGCGTCATCGCGATCCGCCTCCGCGAGGGCGACGAGCTCGTGAGCGCCCTCCTCGTGGACGAGGGCGATGACATCATGCTCATCAGCCGCCACGGCATGTCGTTGCGCTTCACCGCCACCGACGAGTCGCTGCGGCCGATGGGCCGGGCCACCGAGGGTGTGAAGGGCATGTCCTTCCGTGGGGATGACAGCCTCCTGTCGGCATCGGTCGTCTCCGAGGACGGCTACGTCTTCGTCGTCACCGAGGGCGGCTACGCCAAGCGCACTGCGGTGGACCAGTACCGGACCCAGAGCCGCGGCGGTTTGGGCATCAAGGTCGCCCGCCTGAGCGATGATCGCGGCGATCTCGCCGGTGGTCTCATGGTGTCGGAGGACGACGAGGTGCTTGTGGTTCTTGCCAGCGGCAAGGTGGTACGCTCTGCCGTGGCCGAGGTGCCTGCCAAGGGACGTGACACCATGGGAGTCGTTTTCGCCCGCGCCGGTGGAGACGATCGCATCATCGCGATCGCCCGCAACAGCGAGCGGAGCATGACCGCCCTGGCCCAGGATTCCGAGCCCGTGGCCGATGCGCCCGCCGTCGATGCGGCCGCATCCGAAGCCTCCGCCGAGACCACCGAGGAGAGTACTGACGCATGAGCACGGTAGCCGACAAGCTCGCCAAGAAGTCCACCCACAAGACCGGTGCCAAGCAGGTGCGCCTGCGGCTGGTCTATGTGGACTTCTGGTCGGCGGTCAAGCTCTCGTTCCTGGCCGCCGTCGCCCTGGCGATCGTCACCGTGGTGTCGTTCTTCCTCATCTACATGGTCGTGAAGACCACCGGGCTCATCGACCGGGTGGATGAGTTCTTCACGAGCTTCTCCGACGGCGGCGTGTCGCTGGAGGCGTTCGTGGGGCTGCCACAGGTGATGGCGTTCGCGGCGATCGTCGCGATCCTGAACCTCATCGTCGTGACGGTGCTGGGCGCCGTGGTCGCCGGCATCTACAACCTCGCGGTGAAGGTCACCGGGGGACTCCTCGTCGGCTTCACGTCGAACTGATCCGATTCGGAAAAACCTCGCGCGTCGGGTAAAGTCGACGAGGTTGACGACATGCGCGTCAGCGCGATTCGGGGCTATAGCTCAGGCGGTTAGAGCGCTTCACTGATAATGAAGAGGTCCCAGGTTCAAGTCCTGGTAGCCCCACTTTCAACGCCCCGGGGCCTTAGCTCAGTTGGTAGAGCGCCTGCTTTGCAAGCAGGATGTCAGCGGTTCGAATCCGCTAGGCTCCACCACTCCCCACCCCCGGAGCCCTCCAGCGGCGTCAGTCCGGGAACAGCGCGGCCACCGCACGATCGTGCGCGTCGTCGAGGGTATCGGTGTCGACGCCCTCCAGCAGGGCGAACTGCAATCCGCGCCACAGCGCCAGGAGCCGGGATGCGGCGGCCTCGGCATCGGCCTCGGCGTATCCGTGCACCACGAACGCTCGCTGGACCTCGCCGGGCCACACCGCGGCGATGTCGGTCAGCTGACTGCGGTTTCCGTCGGGGTCTCGCACGGCAGTTCCGAACGCCTCGAAGAACAGGCGGATGTAGGGGACGTTCTCCGGCGCCCGCAGCATGCGCCACGCCTCCCCCAGCTGCGTCCTGATGTCTCCCGGGCGCTGCAGATGCGCGAGCAGCGTCCGCTCGGCGGGCATGCCCTCGTACGCGCGTCGCAGCGCGGCGGCGAACAGGGCGTCCTTCGACTCGAAGTAGTACAGCAGCATCCGGTTGTTCGAGCCGATGGCCCGCGCCAACTGCGACAGCGAGAGCTGACTCACGCCGTGCGTGAGCATGTGCTCGGCGGCCAGGGTCAGGAGCCGCTCGGCCTCGCTGCTTCGCGCCGCCGTCATGGCCCCATGATAAGAGCGCCCGGCGACAACCGGATGGGTAGGGTGTGGATTCATGGACATGAGGGTCGCCGCGTACGCCATCGTCGCGGATGCGGAAGGTCGGGTGCTGCTCGCGCACTGGAACGAAGGCCGCCACTCCGCCTGGACCCTGCCGGGAGGAGGATTGGAGCCCGGCGAAGACCCGGAACACGCCGCGCGCCGGGAAGTGCTGGAGGAGACCGGCTTCCGGGTGGTCCTGGACGAGCTGCTAGGCATCCACTCCCGCGTGATCCCCGCCACCGATCGCCTCACCAGCGATGCCGCGGGGCCGCTTCAGGCACTGCGGATCGTCTACCGCGCCCACATCACCGGCGGACGGCTGCGCGACGAGGTCGGCGGATCCACCGACAAGGCCGAGTGGTTCTCGCTCGAACAGATCGAGGCGCTCCCGCGCGTGAAACTCGTCGACATCGGGCTGCGGATGGCCGGGCTGCGGGATCGGCCCTGACGCCGGGGACGGATCCGGGCGGAGGGATCAGCTCGCGAAGCCGGCGGCGTACTCCGGTGCCGGAGGAATCTCCTCGATGACGTCGACGAGGACTCCGCCGGGACCTTCGAAGATGAAATGCCGCTGTCCGAACGGCTCATCGCGCAGGTCCAGTCGCATCTCGACCTCGCCGGCTTCGGCCAGGCGGCGGTACTCCCCCGCAGCGTCGTCGACCTCCACGTTCAGCAACAGCCCCGACGCCGCCCCGCGGTGCCCGGCGGGGATCGTCGGGTGGTCGGCCTGGAGGAAGGCGACCTCGTGCGGACCGTGTCGCAGACTCACGTACCAGTCGGCTCCGAAGGTCTCCTCGAATCCGAAACTCCGGATGAAGAAGTCCGCCGCCTCCCGGGGCTCGGCGGTCTGAACGACGGGGTAGAAAGCGGTCAGTGCCATGGTGACTCCTTTACGTACATTGTGAACGTAAAAGAGGATACATGCGATGTGCACGTAAAGTAAGGGGATGCCACGCGCATCTGCCGCCGACGCGGCCCGCACCGCCGAGCGCATCCTCGACGCGGCCCTCGAGCGGTTCACCGCCGAAGGGTATGCCGAGGCCTCCGTCGACGACATCGCCCGCGCTGCAGGGGTGACCCGGGGCGCGGTGTACCACCACTACGCCGACAAGCGCGGCCTCCTGCGGGCCGCGGCCCGGGCGGGGCACGAGCGCGTTGCGGCGGCGATCGTTCGCCGCGCCGATGGCGAGACCGAGCCGGCGGAGCAGCTGCGTGCGGGATGCCACGCGTTCGTCGACAGCATCACCACCGACACCGCGGCCCGCCTCCTTCTGGTCGAGGCGCCCGCCGTGCTCGGATGGTCGGAGTGGCGCGGACTGGATGCCGCGGCATCCGTCGCCGAGCTGCGTGAGGCGGTCGCCCTGGTGGCCCCGGCGAGTGACGTGGAGGCGCTCACGCAGCTGCTCTCCGGCGCGATGAACGAGGGCGCGCTGTGGCTCATGGAACGCGGCGGCGATGTGGAGGCGCGCGCAGCGCTCCACCGGTCGCTGGACCGGCTGATCGACGCGGTGATCAGCTCGCCGGCGCCGCCACGGTGATGTCGGCGACCGTGGCGTCGTAGGCGGCGATAAGCGCATCGGCGTCGACGAACAGGCTGTAGCCGTGCGCGCCCGCCCCCATCGCGATGCGTCGACCTCGGATGCTCTCATCGGCATACACCGGCCAGTCGGTGGTGCTGCCGATCGGGACGATCGTTCCGCGGGCGTACCCCGTCGCTGCCAGCGCCCGCTCCGCGTCGGGGAGCTGGAGCCGGTTGACTCCGACCACCGCCCGCAGCTTCGGCCAGGAGATTGCCCGGTCGCCGGGCACGAGCGCGAACAGATACGTGTCGTCGGCCCGTTTGACCACGAGCGTCTTGACGATGTCGGCGGGCGTCAGGCCCAGAAGGGCCGCTGCGTCGGCGAGGCTGGATGCGGCGGGCCGCCGAACCAACTCCACCTCGAGGCCGCGCGCGGCAGCCGCGTCACGGACCCTCGAGGTGGAGTCATCGCTCACGCGTCAGGCGCGCGCAGCGGGTCGTCGGCGACCCAGAGCTCGTCGTCGGCGCGCAGGGTCTGCCAGGCGGCGTAGACGACGCCGGCCGCAGCGGCGATCCCGAGAAGGATCGCGATGACCCCGCCGGCGCCCATGCCCGAGCGCTTCGGCTCGGCGAACTTCGCGGACAGCGCCTTGGTGGCCTTCTTGCCGTACTTGTCGGCCTTCTTCGCGTAGGTCTTCGCGTCCGGCAGGGCCAGGCCGCGGCCCGAGGCCAGACGTGCGCGGGTGTCGTGCGCGGCATCCCACACCGACATGGCGGACCCGACGACCGCACCCGCGGTGGGGACGACCTTGTCGGTCAGCAGGTGACGCGACAGCTGCACGCTCTTGTCCACGTAGGGAGCGGCGTACTTGCCGTAGCTCTGCTGTACGACGGGGACCACCTGCTCACGGCCGTAGTTGCCGATCTGGCGCCCGGCCTCGCGGGCGACGTTCGCGCTCTGATTCAGCAGCACCTGCTGCGATTCCCAGAGCTTGGTCGCCTGCTCCTGGAGCTTGCGGAGTTCTTTCTTACGCTTGCGGCTGACGCTCACGGTTGTGCCCTCCCGATCGATGGGACGTATCCGCCCATCTTGCCAGACGCGGCCTCCGACGGACGGAGGGGCTTGCAGATAACTCTGCGAGAATGTACCCAT
Coding sequences within:
- the dnaN gene encoding DNA polymerase III subunit beta; protein product: MKFHVNRDVFSEAVSFVVKLLPQRNPQPILAGVLIEAGEGGLSLAAFDYEASARTTIEATVDEPGTILVHGRLLSEIASRLPNAPIQITVDEDGGILLSCGSARFTLASMPVQEYPAIPEVSGQSGLVPAEDFATAIAQVAFAASRDDVTPVLTGVQLEVTGTTLSLVATDRYRVALREIPWDGGSAAGDEPITALVPARTLQEVGKTFAHGGDIAIAFSGSGDREIIAFTAGNKTVTSLLIKGNFPPVRRLFPAQTEHHAVVNTAELAEAVRRVSLVLDRSAPLRFTFAGDSVSMDASGTEQARATESVDATLLGEDVTLGLNPQYLLESLGAVKSEFTRVTFTSSENANKLSPVLITPQTSVDKGGAESFKYLLQPNLLLR
- the gyrB gene encoding DNA topoisomerase (ATP-hydrolyzing) subunit B; protein product: MTSENPANVPEEAASAPTKNTHEYGADEIQVLEGLEAVRKRPGMYIGSTGERGLHHLVYEIVDNSVDEALAGYCDTIGVTILPDGAVRVVDNGRGIPVDMHRTEKKSTVEVVLTVLHAGGKFGGGGYAVSGGLHGVGSSVVNALSSRLEVEVRRQGHVWRQSFRDGGVPVAPLEKGEASDETGTTITFWPDESIFDTVDFDYETLRTRFQQMAFLNKGLRIDLSDERPQAVSVEASETGEEIPHQPHDSFLYERGLVDYVEYLNKVRRSEVVNDVIIDFESEDNNRKIALEMAMQWTTSYSENVFTFANTINTHEGGTHEEGFRAALTTLVNRYARANNLLKEKDDNLTGEDVREGLTAVLSVKLSEPQFEGQTKTKLGNTEAKAYVQKVVGDQLGDWFDRNPVQAKNIIRKAIDAATARLAARKARETARRKSVFESAAMPDKLKDCTSKDPSISEIFLVEGDSAGGSAVQGRDPHTQAILALRGKILNVERARLDRALGNKEVQAMIQAFGTGIGEDFDIQKARYHKIVLMADADVDGQHITTLLLTLLFRYMRGLIEAGFVYLAQPPLYRIKWSNHAHEYAYSDRERDALLVAGQAEGKRIPKDNAIQRYKGLGEMNDHELWETTMDPQTRTLRQVTIDDAASADEIFSVLMGEDVESRRGFIQRNAKDVRFLDI
- a CDS encoding DUF721 domain-containing protein translates to MPDKGAPEVPETLATYLRLRGLEPSKYRRRRGPRPVADENQPFMGGRDPHGVGDVLDTLTRDAGWEPQLARADIARTWEEVAGTETAQHTRPVALDAGLLTVQADSTAWAKQLQLMRAQVLSEIMRRFPEAGVDAIRFIGPDVPSWKWGPRAIPGRGPRDTYG
- the dnaA gene encoding chromosomal replication initiator protein DnaA is translated as MSDSDASDVPIWSAVLALLLADDRVTPQLQGFLHLVVPSGVYAGVLYLDVPNDLTAAQINKRLRLPLLEALTKVDAPEPATSFRVAVNPDLIDAHLTAPISVQSSAPPPPAVSRPAPDDAGEAASPASRSDTRLNPKYTFDNFVIGQSNRFSHAAAVAVAEAPAKAYNPLFIYGDSGLGKTHLLHAIGDYAVSMYAGIRVRYVSSEEFTNDFINSIVNNRGSAFQARYRDVDILLIDDIQFLQGRAETQEAFFHTFNTLHDHDKQVVITSDVAPKLLTGFEDRMRSRFEWGLITDVQAPDLETRIAILRKKAQSERLQIPDEVLEYIASVVSSNIRELEGALIRVSAFASLNRSNLDMSLAQTVLRDIIDQDDANVVSPTDIITATAQYFKLSVDDLYGSSRSQAVATARQIAMYLCRERTSLSLPKIGQLFGNRDHTTVMYAYKKISDLMKERRSIYNQVSEITTQLGRSR
- the recF gene encoding DNA replication/repair protein RecF (All proteins in this family for which functions are known are DNA-binding proteins that assist the filamentation of RecA onto DNA for the initiation of recombination or recombinational repair.), whose product is MIVEQLGLVDFRNYAVADLSLHPGPNVFVGRNGQGKTNLVEAVAYLATLGSHRVSSDAPMVRDGAEAAIVRARLAHGDRRVLLELQLNRTGSNKARVNGSAVRTAELPRYAQVVLFAPEDLQIVRGDPSARRRFADALLIQRTPRLAGVLADYDRVLRQRGALLKSARARGIRGDALSTLDVWDDKLVALGTEVIQARLALAADLSEPVAAAYTAIAGADHEPRLEWALSVRGGDPEEGDSASSDAADPASIAEQFRAALAARRAAELERGLNLVGPHRDDLVLRVRGLPVRGYASHGESWSVALALRLASAELLRAESRLGDPVLILDDVFAELDAGRRARLAELAGGYEQVIVTSAVEEDVPDGLRAHVVRVEAGRILEEADA